The Kwoniella dendrophila CBS 6074 chromosome 3, complete sequence genome contains a region encoding:
- a CDS encoding thioredoxin: protein MFSQVIRSARPLAKAGPSIQPALIQRSFHASRIARDHFLDANDEAFTKRALDEANAKPVLVDFYAEWCQPCRVLTPLLKSHTGPESGYDLMTVNVDDYPDLAAKFKVSALPTVVAFKNGAVKNKFVGFRGDADIKKFLGML from the exons ATGTTCTCTCAAGTCATCAGATCCGCTCGCCCTCTTGCTAAAGCAGGACCATCCATTCAACCGGCGCTCATTCAAAGATCCTTCCACGCTTCTAGAATAGCGAGAGATCATTTCTTAGATGCTAATGATGAG GCTTTCACAAAACgagctttagatgaagcCAATGCTAAACctgttttagttgattttTATGCTga ATGGTGTCAGCCATGTCGAGTACTCACACCTTTACTCAAAAGTCATACTGGTCCAGAATCAGGATATGATCTAATGACTGTAAATGTAGATGATTACCCAGATTTAGCAGCTAAattcaag GTATCCGCTTTACCAACAGTGGTTGCTTTTAAGAATGGTGCTGTGAAAAATAAATTCG TTGGTTTCCGAGGTGACGCTGATATCAAAAAATTCCTTGGTATGCTCTAA
- a CDS encoding 40S ribosomal protein S20 — MAEFKDDLEKTGGASAAKIHKIRITLTSRNVKPLEKFSTDLVNRAKDKDLKVKGPVRLPTKVLKHTTRKSPCGEGSKTWDRYEMRIHKRLIDLNSSADVVKQITSISLEPGVEVEVTIAA; from the exons ATGGCCGAATTCAAAGATGATCTCGAAAAAACCGGTGGTGCTTCTGCTGCTAAAATCCACAAAATTAGAATCACTTTAACTTCTAGAAACGTTAAACCTTTAGAGAAAT TCTCTACTGATCTCGTCAACAGAGCTAAAGACAAAGATCTCAAAGTTAAAGGTCCAGTAAGACTTCCTACCAAAGTCCTTAAACACACCACCAGAAAATC ACCATGTGGTGAAGGTTCAAAAACCTGGGATAGATACGAAATGAGAATCCACAAAAGATTAATTGACCTCAACTCATCAGCTGATGTTGTCAAACAAATC ACCTCAATCTCCCTCGAACCTGGAGTTGAAGTCGAAGTTACCATTGCTGCTTAA